In one window of Meiothermus sp. DNA:
- a CDS encoding nucleotidyltransferase family protein, translating into MPPIDAIVLSAGRASRFGVPKFLLPAGQGHILLTRVLEHALYVADGRIAVVLGREARVARFALQRWLATQPGDLSSRVFTVLNRHYRYGQSTSLKAGMRALADAQGVLVFLADMPAMEAEKLTQLKRAIYHRDPQKLAVVASEQGQIRPPVFLSRQLFPEVLKLKGDQGARAVLNAHQEKIERAEWGSGPWFFDIDDWQTYRELAWKLGWANELFVPIPREKISASLIQARVDAALASETVPWLTPGLLLLVSKSDAHWLELSLSYRGVQGVILGPAQTPAAYLELVRRASLAALAANK; encoded by the coding sequence ATGCCACCGATCGACGCAATTGTGCTCTCTGCCGGCAGGGCCTCGAGGTTTGGGGTTCCCAAGTTTCTGCTGCCCGCCGGACAGGGCCATATCCTGTTGACTCGAGTTCTGGAGCATGCCCTGTACGTTGCCGATGGGCGCATTGCGGTGGTTTTGGGGCGTGAAGCCAGGGTGGCTCGGTTTGCATTGCAACGGTGGCTGGCAACACAGCCGGGTGACCTTTCCTCGAGGGTTTTCACCGTCCTCAACCGCCACTACCGATATGGCCAGAGCACCTCGCTCAAAGCGGGTATGCGGGCACTTGCCGACGCCCAGGGAGTTCTGGTGTTTCTGGCCGACATGCCCGCAATGGAAGCGGAAAAACTCACACAGCTCAAGCGGGCCATCTACCACCGCGACCCGCAAAAGCTTGCGGTGGTGGCCAGCGAGCAGGGCCAGATACGCCCACCTGTTTTTTTGTCCAGGCAGCTATTTCCTGAAGTTCTAAAACTCAAAGGTGATCAAGGCGCTAGAGCAGTTTTGAATGCCCATCAGGAAAAGATAGAACGGGCGGAGTGGGGCTCCGGGCCCTGGTTTTTTGATATTGATGACTGGCAGACCTACCGGGAGTTGGCCTGGAAACTGGGTTGGGCCAACGAATTGTTTGTGCCTATACCCCGTGAGAAAATTTCTGCCTCGCTAATACAAGCACGGGTGGACGCGGCCCTGGCTTCAGAAACAGTGCCCTGGCTCACGCCTGGGTTGCTGTTGCTGGTCTCGAAAAGTGATGCCCACTGGCTCGAGCTGTCCTTAAGTTATCGAGGTGTGCAGGGGGTCATTCTGGGACCTGCCCAAACACCCGCTGCTTACCTGGAACTGGTTCGTAGGGCCAGCCTGGCGGCCCTGGCAGCAAATAAATAA